The proteins below come from a single Anaerolineae bacterium genomic window:
- the trpS gene encoding tryptophan--tRNA ligase: MTQADKKRVFSGIQPTGNLHLGNYLGAIKNWVAQQGKYHNVFCIVDLHALTVPQDPAQLYRAIRQVALLYLACGLDLEHCAIFVQSHVPAHAELTWLLNCVTPIGWLERMTQFKDKSAKQESVSTGLFDYPVLMAADIILYDTHYVPVGEDQKQHVELTRDIAIRFNNLYGETFVVPEVLIPKAGARVMGLDDPTAKMSKSIDKQGHALRLLDPPEVLRKSIMRATTDSLNRIAFDPQHQPGVSNLLNIYQAITGKSEEEILAEFEGGGYGTLKKRVAETVIGVVEPIQKRYHEMAQDPGYIEQVLQEGANRVRPIAEHRLHIAQKNMGLRK; this comes from the coding sequence GCAACTACCTGGGCGCCATCAAAAATTGGGTGGCCCAGCAGGGAAAATACCACAATGTTTTTTGTATTGTTGACCTGCATGCCCTCACCGTTCCCCAGGACCCGGCCCAACTGTATCGCGCCATTCGCCAGGTGGCTTTGCTCTACCTGGCCTGCGGCCTTGACCTGGAACATTGCGCCATTTTTGTGCAGAGCCACGTCCCGGCCCACGCCGAGTTGACCTGGCTGCTCAACTGTGTCACCCCGATAGGCTGGCTGGAACGGATGACCCAATTTAAGGACAAAAGCGCCAAACAAGAAAGCGTTAGCACCGGCTTGTTTGATTACCCGGTGCTGATGGCCGCCGACATCATTTTGTATGATACGCACTACGTGCCCGTTGGCGAAGACCAGAAGCAGCACGTCGAATTGACCCGCGACATTGCCATCCGCTTTAACAACCTGTACGGCGAAACCTTTGTGGTGCCGGAGGTGCTCATTCCCAAGGCCGGCGCGCGGGTGATGGGCCTGGACGACCCCACCGCTAAAATGAGTAAAAGTATTGATAAGCAAGGCCATGCCCTGCGCCTGCTGGACCCGCCGGAGGTGCTGCGTAAATCCATTATGCGGGCCACCACCGACTCGCTGAACCGGATTGCCTTTGACCCGCAGCACCAGCCCGGAGTTTCTAATTTGCTCAATATTTACCAGGCTATCACGGGTAAAAGCGAAGAAGAAATCCTGGCCGAGTTTGAGGGAGGAGGCTACGGGACGCTCAAAAAACGGGTGGCCGAAACCGTTATTGGCGTTGTGGAACCCATCCAAAAGCGTTACCACGAAATGGCCCAAGACCCCGGTTACATTGAGCAGGTGCTCCAGGAAGGCGCCAACCGGGTACGACCCATCGCCGAACACCGGCTCCATATTGCCCAGAAAAATATGGGTTTAAGAAAATGA